The Flavobacterium jumunjinense genome includes a region encoding these proteins:
- a CDS encoding beta-ketoacyl synthase N-terminal-like domain-containing protein, translating into MNQKISITALASLSTLGTTKKEIWDNYLTPKSHIAKKQIGDKSVWAASISEKLNEEIQKLQESDIKYKGLDKSVVYAIYVSRLAMQQANWSTEDIFGINIGSSRGATELFEKYHAEFVQTNRVSTLASPTTTLGNISSWVANDLQSSGPEISHSITCSTSLHSLLNGVAWLLSGMTNKFLVGGSEAPLTPFTIAQMQALSIYSRQEDDYPCKAFDLSKKENTMVIGEGASVIALEIGEKDNALAFVEGVGYATEVLQHNISISTDAECFQKSMKMALKNTPIEEVDAIVMHAPGTIKGDTSELNAIRKVFGNQLPFLTTNKWKIGHTFGASGLLSVELAVLMLQNQELIAIPFYEQEKRNRPIKKILVNAVGFGGNAVSILISK; encoded by the coding sequence TTGAATCAAAAAATATCCATAACCGCTTTAGCTTCCCTTTCTACTTTAGGTACTACTAAAAAAGAGATTTGGGACAATTATTTAACTCCAAAATCACACATTGCTAAAAAACAAATAGGAGATAAGTCAGTTTGGGCTGCTTCAATTTCTGAAAAACTGAATGAAGAGATTCAAAAACTTCAAGAATCAGATATAAAATATAAAGGTTTAGATAAATCTGTTGTATATGCTATTTATGTTTCACGATTGGCAATGCAACAAGCAAATTGGTCAACAGAAGATATTTTTGGAATAAATATTGGATCTTCTAGAGGAGCTACAGAATTATTCGAAAAATACCATGCAGAATTTGTACAAACCAATAGAGTAAGTACATTAGCATCTCCTACAACAACTCTGGGGAATATTTCCAGTTGGGTAGCTAATGATTTGCAAAGTTCTGGTCCAGAAATTTCACATTCAATAACTTGCTCTACATCTTTACATTCACTTTTAAACGGAGTTGCGTGGTTGTTGTCAGGAATGACAAATAAGTTCCTTGTTGGAGGTTCAGAAGCCCCTTTAACCCCTTTTACTATTGCTCAAATGCAAGCATTGAGTATCTATTCTCGGCAAGAAGATGATTATCCTTGTAAAGCTTTTGATTTGAGCAAGAAAGAAAACACAATGGTAATTGGAGAAGGGGCAAGTGTTATAGCCTTAGAAATTGGAGAAAAAGACAATGCATTAGCCTTTGTAGAAGGTGTTGGTTATGCAACCGAAGTACTTCAACATAATATATCTATTTCTACAGATGCAGAATGCTTTCAAAAGTCGATGAAAATGGCTTTGAAAAACACACCTATTGAAGAAGTAGATGCGATAGTTATGCATGCTCCAGGAACAATTAAAGGAGATACTTCCGAATTGAATGCTATTAGAAAGGTATTTGGTAATCAATTACCATTTTTAACGACTAATAAATGGAAAATAGGGCACACTTTTGGAGCTTCTGGTTTATTAAGTGTAGAATTAGCTGTATTGATGTTGCAAAACCAAGAATTGATAGCTATTCCTTTTTATGAACAAGAAAAAAGGAATAGACCAATTAAAAAAATTCTTGTAAACGCTGTTGGATTTGGAGGAAATGCAGTGAGTATTTTGATTTCTAAGTAA
- a CDS encoding RNA polymerase sigma factor, translating into MIIDNLINECKQGNTKALEQIYRHLSPKIFAVCLKYSRSYEEAQDNLQEGFLLLFEKINQFNFKGSFEGWAKRVVINYILQQYRKQNILEIVSENFAEVEEVEIEEENISLDFLTRIIQELPDRYRLVFNLYVMDGYSHKEIAEMLGINIGTSKSNLARAKAILKNKIETNEVASIPKIK; encoded by the coding sequence TTGATAATTGACAACCTCATAAATGAATGCAAGCAAGGAAATACTAAGGCTCTTGAGCAAATTTACCGACATTTAAGTCCGAAAATTTTTGCTGTGTGCCTTAAGTATTCGAGAAGTTATGAGGAAGCTCAAGACAACTTACAAGAAGGTTTTTTGTTATTGTTTGAGAAAATAAATCAATTTAACTTTAAAGGTTCATTTGAGGGTTGGGCAAAAAGAGTTGTAATTAATTATATCCTTCAACAATATAGAAAGCAAAATATTCTTGAAATTGTATCTGAAAATTTTGCAGAAGTTGAAGAAGTTGAAATTGAAGAAGAAAATATTTCTTTAGATTTTTTAACTAGAATAATACAAGAACTACCAGATCGATATAGATTGGTTTTTAATTTATATGTTATGGATGGTTATTCACATAAAGAAATAGCCGAAATGTTAGGAATAAACATTGGAACTTCAAAATCTAATTTAGCAAGAGCCAAAGCCATATTAAAAAATAAGATTGAAACAAATGAAGTTGCCTCAATTCCAAAGATTAAATGA
- a CDS encoding PorT family protein, which produces MKENKNIERLFQEKFKDFEATPPSMAWDSIASKLESNKKEKRRIIPLWFKLTGIAASLLLISYGILEFYSTEKKERNTVVTQDKTKDAKESNIKEDILDKGLLLNTKETNESIANDSKNETLKENNTSIHSTVSKENNTVVALEKNKKEKSSKATNEKLRFENKINNNDLVEQNNNIVKSEKASNNTLIINDISNEEIVGLTNLKSEKNTNNELIVQNSDTKKEIIENTNSKETILKNETLVSINSDVQFTDKNSTLDNSNLATHSEETNSTTEKRLALNSNTENNIVVAEDNTNATINSSNDNTNTTINTVVINEKTINTVASTTSNKLKTNNKTGVVTGTIEYNKEIITNKENPITNGNNLGVIKDSTSVIAEVNTEVNALEQLLEQKEEGKNADEKEKEMRNKWVVSSNAAPVYFNSMSEGSPIDEQFTSNNKTYATSVSYGVGVQYALSKKINIRTGINSISLNYNTNNIYYSKSLQESSVASLNVTTNENAQYLVLKSKPTNIASAINMEANGIRYENEANLKQEMGYIEVPLELSYKIIDKKFGIELIGGMSTMFLNKNSISLVTNDSEMNIGEANNLNDIHFSSNVGLGFKYSFWKSFNVDIQPMFKYQINTFDNDSGNFKPYFIGVYSGVSFSF; this is translated from the coding sequence ATGAAAGAGAATAAAAATATAGAGCGCTTATTTCAAGAAAAGTTTAAAGACTTTGAAGCTACACCTCCAAGTATGGCTTGGGATTCTATTGCTTCCAAGTTAGAAAGTAATAAAAAAGAAAAAAGAAGAATTATTCCTTTATGGTTTAAATTAACAGGTATCGCCGCATCACTATTATTAATTTCTTATGGTATATTAGAGTTTTATAGTACTGAAAAAAAAGAAAGAAACACTGTTGTTACTCAAGATAAAACAAAGGACGCTAAAGAGAGTAACATCAAAGAAGATATTTTAGACAAAGGATTGCTCTTAAATACTAAAGAGACAAATGAAAGCATTGCAAATGATTCTAAAAATGAAACATTAAAAGAAAACAATACTTCAATCCACTCAACTGTTAGTAAAGAAAATAATACAGTAGTTGCATTAGAGAAAAACAAAAAAGAGAAATCGAGTAAAGCTACTAACGAAAAATTGCGTTTTGAAAATAAAATAAATAATAATGATTTAGTTGAACAAAATAATAACATAGTAAAATCTGAAAAAGCCTCAAACAATACATTAATCATTAACGATATAAGTAACGAAGAAATTGTTGGTCTTACTAATTTGAAATCAGAAAAAAACACAAACAACGAGTTAATAGTTCAAAATAGCGATACTAAAAAAGAAATTATTGAAAACACAAATAGCAAAGAAACTATTTTAAAGAATGAGACATTAGTCAGCATTAATTCTGATGTACAATTTACTGATAAGAATTCAACTTTAGATAATTCTAATTTAGCAACACATTCTGAAGAAACAAATTCGACTACAGAAAAAAGATTAGCACTAAATAGTAATACAGAAAACAATATTGTTGTTGCAGAAGACAATACAAATGCAACTATAAATTCATCAAATGACAATACAAATACTACTATTAATACAGTAGTTATAAATGAGAAAACAATAAACACAGTTGCTAGTACTACTTCTAATAAGTTAAAGACAAATAACAAAACAGGAGTTGTAACAGGAACAATTGAATACAATAAAGAAATAATTACAAATAAAGAGAATCCTATTACTAACGGAAATAATTTAGGTGTAATTAAAGATAGTACTAGTGTGATTGCCGAAGTTAATACAGAGGTAAATGCATTAGAACAATTGCTAGAACAAAAGGAAGAGGGAAAGAATGCTGATGAAAAAGAAAAAGAGATGAGGAATAAATGGGTTGTTAGCAGTAATGCTGCACCCGTTTATTTCAATTCGATGTCAGAGGGTTCTCCAATCGACGAACAATTTACTAGTAATAATAAAACTTATGCTACTTCTGTAAGTTACGGAGTTGGCGTACAATATGCTTTATCAAAAAAAATAAATATCCGTACTGGTATTAATTCTATTTCGTTAAACTACAACACGAATAATATTTATTACTCAAAATCATTGCAGGAATCATCCGTAGCATCATTAAATGTAACTACGAATGAAAATGCTCAATATCTTGTTTTAAAAAGTAAACCTACTAATATTGCTTCTGCTATTAATATGGAAGCAAATGGTATAAGGTATGAAAATGAAGCAAACTTAAAACAAGAAATGGGTTATATCGAAGTACCATTAGAACTAAGTTATAAAATCATTGATAAAAAATTTGGTATTGAATTAATTGGAGGAATGAGTACTATGTTTCTAAACAAAAATTCAATTTCATTAGTAACTAATGATTCAGAAATGAATATAGGTGAAGCAAATAACCTTAACGATATACATTTTAGTAGTAATGTCGGTTTGGGTTTTAAATATAGTTTTTGGAAATCTTTCAACGTAGATATTCAACCTATGTTTAAATACCAAATCAATACTTTTGATAACGACTCTGGAAATTTTAAACCTTATTTTATAGGGGTATATTCTGGAGTTAGTTTTAGTTTTTAA